In a single window of the Diospyros lotus cultivar Yz01 chromosome 10, ASM1463336v1, whole genome shotgun sequence genome:
- the LOC127811156 gene encoding uncharacterized protein LOC127811156 gives MEQKSEDKPGRRGERSGPRWSPVRFTLLNTPRAEILATIENKDYLKKSRPMKALANKRSKDKYCRFHRDHGHDTEECHQLKEEIQELINQGFLRRFMAKDTEPQRGERRRSRSPPHRHGRSQESRRTRTPPRRESRQREGSPPQHLIFHTLAAGMVPGKESGESSSLHRHVGVKRARPGDVISFMDNDLLGYPVSNDPLVITAKLGKWELRRILVDPGSSSEVLY, from the coding sequence atgGAGCAGAAGTCGGAAGATAAACCAGGTCGTCGGGGGGAAAGGTCGGGCCCCCGATGGAGTCCAGTCAGGTTCACCCTACTTAATACTCCCCGGGCAGAGATCCTGGCTACAATTGAGAATaaagattacttgaaaaaatcgAGACCTATGAAGGCCCTAGCTAACAAAAGAAGTAAAGACAAGTATTGTCGATTCCATCGAGATCATGGACATGACACGGAGGAGTGCCATCAGCTGAAAGAGGAGATTCAGGAGCTCATCAATCAGGGTTTCCTAAGGAGATTCATGGCTAAGGATACTGAGCCACAAAGGGGCGAACGCCGGAGATCAAGGAGCCCTCCCCATAGACATGGTAGATCCCAAGAAAGTCGCAGGACCAGAACTCCGCCTAGGAGAGAGAGTCGCCAGAGGGAGGGAAGTCCTCcacaacatttaatttttcacactttAGCCGCTGGGATGGTGCCAGGCAAGGAGTCAGGAGAAAGTTCTAGTCTGCATCGACATGTTGGAGTCAAGAGGGCTCGGCCAGGGGACGTTATCTCTTTTATGGATAACGACTTGCTCGGATATCCGGTTTCTAATGATCCGCTGGTCATCACAGCGAAGTTGGGAAAATGGGAGCTTCGACGGATCCTCGTGGACCCGGGGAGCTCCTCCGAGGTTTTATATTGA
- the LOC127811154 gene encoding uncharacterized protein LOC127811154, with protein sequence MVQAAPDAMWCRVFPATLEGHARAWYSSLAHWSIANFGQLRNKFLAHFAPLRRHRRSTMTLVNLKQNQGESLTDFVARFNIEVLSIENLDQSIVMVAFQNALRAGPFIQSLAKRPPQTFTEILSRATKYINAEEVMRAKRIEYSDKKEKKN encoded by the coding sequence ATGGTCCAGGCGGCACCTGATGCtatgtggtgtagagtcttcCCGGCCACTTTGGAAGGACATGCACGAGCCTGGTATTCAAGCTTGGCGCACTGGTCGATTGCTAATTTCGGACAGCTTCGGAACAAGTTCTTGGCGCATTTCGCTCCCCTTCGGAGACACCGAAGATCAACCATGACCCTTGTGAATCTCAAGCAGAACCAAGGGGAATCATTAACAGATTTTGTGGCTAGATTTAATATAGAGGTATTGAGCATTGAGAATCTTGACCAAAGTATTGTCATGGTGGCCTTTCAGAATGCCTTGAGGGCTGGTCCTTTTATCCAATCACTGGCTAAGAGGCCTCCCCAGACGTTCACGGAGATTCTAAGTCGAGCCACCAAGTACATTAATGCTGAGGAGGTAATGCGGGCCAAGAGAATTGAATACTcggataagaaagagaagaaaaattag
- the LOC127811153 gene encoding uncharacterized protein LOC127811153 encodes MNKYCHFHRDHGHDTEECHQLKEEIQELISQSFLRSFVAREADPRKDQERRTRSPPPRQDKANGQDHVRNSPRREIPPQMEEDRPQPPVFHTLTAREVPGTKTGEDLTETRTSRVKRSRKEETVSFSDNDLPRYPSRNDPLVITSKLRRWELRRILVDPGSSYTERPSWAWVSDGAVEISLCPFNGI; translated from the coding sequence ATGAATAAATATTGTCATTTTCATCGAGATCATGGCCACGATACGGAGGAATGTCAccagttaaaagaagaaattcaagaGCTCATTAGCCAGAGTTTCCTCAGGAGTTTTGTAGCCAGGGAGGCGGATCCCCGAAAGGATCAAGAGCGACGTACGCGAAGTCCTCCTCCTAGGCAGGACAAAGCAAATGGTCAAGATCATGTTCGGAATTCACCCCGTAGGGAGATACCACCTCAAATGGAAGAAGATCGCCCACAGCCCCCAGTTTTCCATACTCTCACAGCAAGGGAGGTTCCTGGCACAAAAACTGGGGAGGATTTGACGGAGACTCGAACCTCGAGGGTAAAGAGGTCGAGAAAAGAGGAAACGGTCTCCTTCTCAGACAATGATCTGCCTAGGTATCCTAGTCGTAACGACCCCCTAGTAATCACGTCCAAGCTTCGAAGGTGGGAGCTTCGACGGATTTTAGTGGATCCAGGGAGCTCTTATACCGAGAGGCCTTCTTGGGCATGGGTATCAGATGGAGCAGTTGAGATTAGCTTGTGTCCCTTTAATGGGATTTAA